One Aneurinibacillus migulanus genomic region harbors:
- a CDS encoding GNAT family N-acetyltransferase, protein MTITVRPYTLADFDELLDVQREAFPPPFPEQLWWNRDQITAHTETFPAGAMLAEYKGKVVGSATSLIVRYDGKPHTWEEVTDGGYIQRTHNPHGDSLYGIDVCVRPSFRGKGIAKALYEARKQLVVRSGLVRFLAGCRIPGLHLHIDKISVEEYVRRVTNGEIYDMVLSFMIKQGLMPLQILDNYVEDEESLHKAVLVEWRNPNIYNMTG, encoded by the coding sequence ATGACCATTACAGTTCGTCCTTATACACTGGCTGATTTTGATGAGCTGCTCGATGTACAACGTGAGGCATTTCCCCCACCGTTTCCGGAACAATTATGGTGGAACCGCGATCAAATTACCGCACACACAGAAACGTTTCCCGCAGGGGCAATGCTTGCGGAATATAAAGGTAAAGTTGTTGGCTCAGCCACGTCGCTTATTGTCCGCTATGACGGAAAACCCCATACATGGGAAGAAGTCACAGATGGCGGTTACATTCAGCGAACCCACAATCCGCATGGGGATAGCTTGTATGGCATCGATGTATGTGTACGCCCCTCATTTCGTGGTAAAGGTATAGCAAAGGCTCTATACGAAGCACGCAAACAGCTCGTAGTACGTTCAGGTCTTGTACGTTTTCTCGCAGGGTGCCGTATCCCTGGACTTCACCTGCATATAGACAAAATCAGTGTCGAAGAATATGTGCGACGCGTGACAAACGGAGAAATATATGATATGGTACTTTCGTTTATGATAAAGCAAGGACTCATGCCGCTTCAGATTCTGGATAATTATGTGGAGGATGAGGAATCGCTCCATAAAGCCGTTCTGGTAGAGTGGAGAAATCCTAACATTTATAATATGACAGGATAG
- a CDS encoding DUF6583 family protein, which produces MVSKGKMPIILAVIAVLVIGGGLYTAYAFFDVFKSNKTIYLEAEAQEMQNFSKVMEEYEKSYNEYAQPYLEGGVEQKMEISNLVLDMPTTDPQMAKVMEILKDAKLVTEAKVDDKNNKNYSKIDLNIKNNNIVGAELFYDAEKVGFGVPVIYNKYGYFNWKDRGVMEQRYGLTGLPKRVPSSKDYMELVKVPREELRPIIAEYAKLYADSIQDKQIIVNKKATFEEQGVKLAAKEITVTFTPEEHKQLLKKIVDKISKDTKLQDLLYPRYEKLAEMSATGTPQDMPKLTKEEFKKKFTKFKEDADRSIDKGEVGEGMKMVIYADKKHNILSRTIETTDKKTGEKAVFKLASFQDKENKDHVVFDVTTDKSGDTGKVSIVYVNKKEGENQKGSVKLSTTDKIGETTKSDFTADAAFTITKEGNKQNQDVKVDFKDNQQAQATPFTLTWKGTVTDNDKDKARTSDYKIEFTGPQNDPSMPKKIAFTMKSDEKFNVANVKLPELNAQNSINMATVTDQELMQVQQEIQNGGMQFMMKNMQLFQQLGLIPADAGPMMQ; this is translated from the coding sequence ATGGTATCGAAAGGTAAAATGCCTATTATCCTAGCAGTGATTGCAGTGCTAGTAATAGGTGGCGGACTTTATACCGCTTATGCGTTTTTTGACGTGTTCAAAAGTAACAAGACAATCTATCTCGAGGCAGAAGCGCAAGAGATGCAGAATTTTTCTAAAGTTATGGAGGAGTACGAGAAGAGCTATAATGAGTATGCTCAACCATACCTTGAAGGCGGCGTAGAACAAAAGATGGAGATTTCCAATCTGGTGCTCGATATGCCGACAACAGATCCACAGATGGCAAAAGTAATGGAAATATTGAAAGATGCCAAACTGGTTACTGAAGCGAAAGTTGATGACAAGAACAATAAAAATTACTCTAAAATCGATTTGAACATCAAAAACAATAATATAGTTGGTGCAGAACTCTTTTATGACGCTGAAAAAGTAGGGTTCGGAGTCCCGGTTATATACAACAAATACGGTTATTTCAATTGGAAAGATAGAGGGGTTATGGAGCAAAGATACGGCCTAACAGGTTTGCCGAAGCGTGTTCCTAGCTCAAAGGACTATATGGAACTGGTAAAAGTGCCACGTGAAGAATTGCGCCCGATTATCGCGGAGTATGCAAAGCTGTATGCAGATAGTATTCAGGATAAGCAAATAATTGTGAACAAAAAAGCGACCTTCGAAGAGCAGGGTGTAAAGCTGGCTGCTAAAGAAATCACAGTGACATTTACTCCGGAAGAACATAAGCAGTTGCTGAAGAAAATCGTCGATAAAATTTCCAAAGACACAAAATTGCAAGACCTTCTCTATCCACGCTATGAAAAGTTAGCTGAAATGTCGGCAACAGGTACTCCTCAAGATATGCCAAAGCTGACAAAAGAAGAGTTCAAGAAAAAATTTACTAAGTTTAAAGAGGACGCTGATCGTTCAATCGACAAAGGCGAAGTCGGAGAAGGCATGAAAATGGTCATCTATGCCGATAAAAAACATAACATTCTAAGCAGAACGATTGAGACAACAGATAAGAAAACCGGAGAAAAAGCTGTTTTCAAGCTTGCAAGCTTCCAGGATAAAGAAAATAAAGATCATGTTGTATTCGATGTAACGACAGACAAATCCGGCGATACAGGCAAAGTTAGCATTGTCTATGTGAACAAGAAGGAAGGCGAAAATCAAAAAGGAAGTGTGAAGCTCAGCACTACTGATAAAATAGGTGAAACTACAAAAAGCGACTTCACCGCAGACGCCGCCTTTACTATAACGAAAGAAGGCAACAAACAGAACCAGGATGTAAAAGTGGATTTCAAAGACAACCAGCAGGCCCAAGCAACACCGTTCACGTTGACCTGGAAAGGTACGGTTACGGATAACGATAAAGACAAAGCTCGTACATCTGATTATAAAATCGAGTTCACAGGACCGCAAAATGATCCATCTATGCCAAAGAAAATCGCGTTTACTATGAAGTCTGATGAAAAATTCAATGTAGCGAATGTAAAGCTGCCAGAATTGAACGCACAAAATAGTATTAACATGGCAACGGTAACGGATCAGGAGTTAATGCAAGTCCAGCAGGAAATTCAAAATGGCGGTATGCAGTTCATGATGAAGAATATGCAATTGTTCCAGCAGTTAGGCCTTATTCCTGCCGATGCTGGTCCGATGATGCAGTAA
- a CDS encoding carbon-nitrogen hydrolase family protein, whose amino-acid sequence MTISAISVVQYAIGPLNSKEEFWRQVAEHLQQAINDGSKLVVFPEYLTGTLLALSPVLNHYEACQFIDSFTNEYITTFQQFSKETGITILGGTHITKEGDSFVNAAFLFFPDGRYVQQNKVHLTPEERARWNLKPGNGFSVYDTAIGRVGILTCYDIEFPESARALADMGADIILCPSFTDEAHGYYRVRLCSQARAIENQIFVALSGLVGYMPHIPQIDSGYCQAGIFAPCDYPFPADGILALGETNESMIATGKIDMEMLKENRERGQVFPAKDRRPEVYAKYASTTTVTES is encoded by the coding sequence TTGACGATTTCAGCCATTTCGGTTGTACAATACGCTATCGGACCTTTGAATTCCAAAGAGGAATTCTGGCGACAGGTAGCGGAACACCTACAGCAGGCAATCAATGATGGAAGTAAGCTGGTTGTTTTTCCGGAATATTTAACCGGCACATTGCTTGCGCTCTCTCCTGTCTTAAACCATTACGAAGCCTGCCAATTCATTGATTCATTTACGAATGAATACATTACAACCTTCCAGCAGTTCAGTAAAGAAACAGGCATTACGATTCTGGGAGGAACACATATAACGAAAGAAGGAGACAGCTTCGTCAATGCAGCGTTTCTCTTCTTCCCGGACGGACGCTATGTCCAGCAAAATAAAGTGCATTTAACTCCGGAAGAACGTGCCCGTTGGAATTTGAAGCCGGGCAACGGTTTCTCTGTTTACGATACAGCGATAGGACGTGTCGGCATTCTTACTTGCTATGATATCGAATTTCCAGAAAGTGCCCGTGCATTGGCAGACATGGGTGCAGATATCATCCTCTGTCCATCGTTTACGGACGAGGCACACGGCTACTATCGAGTACGACTCTGCTCGCAGGCCCGTGCTATCGAAAACCAAATATTCGTGGCATTGAGTGGTCTTGTGGGCTATATGCCTCATATTCCACAAATCGATTCTGGTTATTGTCAGGCAGGCATTTTCGCACCGTGTGATTATCCTTTCCCGGCCGATGGTATACTCGCGCTAGGCGAGACGAACGAAAGTATGATTGCTACCGGGAAAATCGATATGGAAATGCTTAAGGAAAACCGTGAACGAGGCCAGGTCTTTCCCGCAAAAGACCGTCGTCCGGAAGTATATGCCAAGTACGCATCGACAACAACTGTTACAGAAAGCTAA
- a CDS encoding IclR family transcriptional regulator, translated as MSGNKTVVKSLEILQLFYAHERLTLQEMVDLLTLPKTSLHRQVKALEEMGFLTRDADGKYALGLIFLELGQLVAERLDIRRIAFPYMCRLRDEVKEAVNLIVREGDEAIYIEKVDTQNPVRLYTRVGRRSPLYAGACSRILLAFMSPEEAENYISRTDLKAIASGTITDRNELREVVARARMHGYSVSYSELEDHSAAVAAPIFNHRGQAVAGLSMAGLEAHYEDENLTLLIQKIKQTAGEISRQLGYKQQAR; from the coding sequence GTGAGCGGTAATAAGACTGTAGTTAAATCACTTGAAATTCTGCAGCTTTTCTATGCTCATGAGCGTTTAACGCTTCAAGAGATGGTTGATTTGCTTACTTTGCCCAAAACATCGTTGCATCGCCAAGTGAAAGCGCTTGAAGAAATGGGTTTTTTAACGAGGGATGCTGATGGAAAGTATGCGCTGGGCCTGATTTTTCTGGAGCTTGGGCAGCTGGTAGCGGAGCGCCTCGATATTCGTCGCATTGCTTTTCCTTATATGTGTCGTCTGCGCGATGAGGTGAAAGAGGCGGTCAATCTCATCGTCCGCGAAGGTGACGAGGCGATTTATATTGAGAAGGTCGATACGCAAAATCCAGTTCGCCTGTATACGAGGGTGGGGCGGCGTTCGCCTCTGTATGCAGGAGCCTGTTCACGCATCTTGCTTGCGTTTATGTCACCGGAAGAAGCGGAAAACTATATTTCTCGAACGGATTTGAAAGCGATAGCCTCAGGTACGATTACTGACCGGAATGAATTGCGAGAGGTGGTAGCACGTGCACGGATGCACGGCTACTCGGTTAGCTATTCGGAGCTGGAAGACCATTCAGCGGCAGTGGCAGCTCCGATTTTTAATCATAGAGGACAGGCAGTCGCCGGTCTAAGTATGGCCGGTCTGGAAGCTCATTACGAAGATGAGAATTTGACCTTACTCATCCAGAAAATAAAGCAGACGGCTGGGGAAATTTCCCGGCAGCTCGGCTATAAACAACAGGCGAGGTGA
- a CDS encoding ABC transporter permease: protein MRLLTLIGKELTLYRRDGKAIVLLLVMPIFFIWLFAQVLSPHLFTSRYSQAFEIAFADEDKTFNTQMISRQLEELDYMKGFITVHKTNEAEAIEMLKANRIAGAIIIPKGFTASLYSGDNYPVTFIGNRTQKEQADQIKNQLISAMNDLSAGQSGVKAVWHTVRDGGATPQQLDHVMKDSVMNFMMQALGRNEIYEKVTLTSMPQVRFPEYFTSALAIVFVSFLGIRGSRSLAEEQELGMLSRFRAAPFGMWQIFSGKFLGMFLLLWVQTALLVIGASLLFGNYLGAQAGSFLLLFTAIAFTVAAWSFLLAVLGLFSKGTELLGYIGTFLLAIIGGNIYPLFSLSDSLQTASEFTFTRWAMQGLLKLFSGDVSLSVWPEANMLLMIGGVLLVVSCALLPLARRK from the coding sequence GTGCGATTACTAACCTTGATTGGGAAAGAGCTCACGCTATATCGGCGGGATGGAAAAGCGATTGTCCTTCTTCTAGTAATGCCGATTTTTTTTATTTGGTTGTTCGCACAGGTGCTGTCTCCGCATCTGTTCACAAGCCGTTACAGCCAGGCATTTGAAATCGCATTTGCGGATGAGGACAAGACTTTTAATACGCAGATGATTAGCCGTCAGCTTGAAGAGTTGGATTATATGAAGGGTTTTATTACCGTACATAAAACGAACGAAGCCGAGGCCATAGAAATGCTGAAAGCCAACCGGATTGCGGGCGCGATTATCATTCCAAAGGGGTTTACCGCCAGCCTGTACAGCGGTGATAATTACCCGGTCACCTTTATTGGTAATCGGACGCAGAAAGAGCAAGCCGATCAAATTAAAAATCAGCTTATCAGCGCGATGAATGATTTGTCGGCGGGCCAGAGTGGCGTAAAAGCAGTATGGCATACGGTAAGGGACGGTGGTGCAACACCGCAGCAGTTGGACCATGTTATGAAGGACAGCGTGATGAATTTTATGATGCAAGCACTTGGCCGAAACGAAATCTATGAAAAAGTTACGCTTACATCGATGCCTCAGGTCCGTTTTCCAGAGTATTTTACATCCGCGCTTGCGATCGTATTTGTGAGTTTTCTGGGCATTCGGGGTAGTCGTTCCCTGGCTGAAGAACAGGAATTGGGCATGCTGAGCCGGTTCCGCGCGGCACCGTTCGGTATGTGGCAGATATTTTCCGGGAAATTTCTCGGTATGTTTCTTCTGTTGTGGGTGCAGACTGCTCTGCTTGTCATAGGGGCAAGCCTGTTGTTTGGTAACTATCTGGGAGCACAGGCAGGTTCATTTTTGCTGTTATTTACGGCAATTGCCTTCACGGTTGCCGCCTGGTCATTTTTGCTGGCCGTTCTCGGCTTATTCTCTAAAGGAACAGAACTTCTAGGCTATATCGGTACGTTTTTACTTGCTATCATTGGAGGCAACATTTATCCGCTGTTCTCCCTTTCGGATAGTCTGCAGACAGCGAGCGAATTTACATTCACACGATGGGCCATGCAGGGGTTGCTGAAACTTTTCTCTGGCGACGTGTCGCTTTCGGTATGGCCGGAGGCGAACATGCTGCTTATGATAGGTGGCGTGTTGCTGGTAGTCTCCTGTGCGCTCCTGCCGCTTGCGAGGAGGAAATAG
- a CDS encoding DUF350 domain-containing protein — translation MASQWDNILNFLLYLAVTLPLLGFGMLVFLFTTPYKEYALIQEGADTSDPQKQCAAKAAAHDLGGKIIGLSIVLASAIYHSVNLLDLVIWGVVATVFQVLVFYLFELITPFRVISEIPKGNVAVGLFASRLSIATGLLMAALISY, via the coding sequence ATGGCGTCACAATGGGATAATATTTTGAATTTCCTACTTTATCTGGCTGTTACGCTGCCGTTGCTTGGTTTCGGGATGCTGGTGTTTCTTTTTACGACTCCGTATAAAGAGTATGCCCTTATCCAGGAGGGCGCTGATACGAGTGACCCGCAGAAGCAATGCGCCGCAAAAGCCGCCGCACATGACTTGGGCGGAAAAATCATCGGGCTTTCCATCGTTCTTGCGTCGGCGATTTATCATTCCGTCAATCTTCTTGACCTTGTTATCTGGGGCGTAGTCGCCACTGTATTTCAAGTATTGGTATTTTATTTATTTGAACTTATCACACCGTTTCGCGTTATATCAGAGATACCAAAAGGGAATGTAGCTGTAGGTCTTTTTGCATCCCGCTTAAGTATTGCTACTGGCCTATTGATGGCCGCGCTCATTAGTTATTAA
- a CDS encoding glutathionylspermidine synthase family protein, whose translation MEYEKRRAELYGPLREEGIFTWDWMYGEEYALADIYQITAREREELAKATECLGRVFARTASIVCQGSSELLAELGIPKEAWQAIRGTVWEEVPTVIGRFDFAQTPEGWKMLELNSDTPTGIVEAFYVNERACRFFGMKNPNEGMEQDLTGAFQNAVARYQKLGYSTDSIVFSALDWHEEDAGTTKYLLRQSGLEASFVALKDLRVYDDRLCMLTADGQHRTIDVLYRLHALEKLAEERDADGYPTGAHVLDIIARRRLAVINPPSAFVAQTKALQGLIWNLYEAGEFFTEEERETIGRYMLPTYFENRFAGNAPYAVKPIFGREGGGVTLYDVHNRIIEKDTEEFYWDQPMIYQRFAELSSITVKTMKGAYKGSLLWGSFIIDGCASAIVARAGGKITGNLSYYVPTGLI comes from the coding sequence ATGGAGTACGAGAAGCGCCGGGCCGAACTGTATGGCCCGCTTCGCGAAGAAGGCATATTTACCTGGGATTGGATGTATGGAGAGGAGTATGCGCTGGCTGATATCTATCAGATTACGGCACGAGAACGCGAGGAATTAGCGAAAGCGACCGAGTGCTTAGGCCGCGTATTCGCCCGGACAGCGTCGATAGTATGTCAGGGAAGTTCGGAGCTGTTGGCGGAACTGGGAATACCCAAGGAAGCATGGCAAGCGATCAGGGGAACCGTATGGGAAGAGGTGCCTACCGTTATAGGTCGGTTTGACTTTGCCCAGACACCAGAGGGCTGGAAGATGCTTGAGCTGAATAGTGATACGCCTACTGGCATTGTTGAGGCGTTTTATGTAAATGAGCGGGCATGCAGGTTCTTTGGAATGAAGAATCCGAATGAAGGCATGGAGCAGGACTTGACCGGAGCATTTCAGAACGCGGTAGCCAGATATCAGAAGCTGGGTTATTCGACAGATAGCATTGTATTTAGTGCCTTGGATTGGCATGAAGAAGATGCGGGGACGACGAAGTATCTGCTCAGGCAGTCGGGTCTTGAGGCATCATTCGTCGCGTTAAAAGACTTACGTGTATACGATGACAGGCTATGCATGCTGACAGCGGATGGACAACATCGGACGATTGATGTACTATATCGGTTGCATGCGCTGGAGAAGCTGGCCGAAGAGAGAGATGCAGATGGATATCCAACTGGCGCCCATGTGCTTGATATTATTGCTCGCCGCAGACTTGCAGTAATTAATCCACCATCCGCATTTGTTGCCCAGACAAAAGCCCTACAAGGGCTTATCTGGAATTTGTATGAAGCTGGAGAGTTCTTTACAGAGGAAGAGCGGGAGACAATCGGTCGGTATATGTTGCCGACATATTTTGAGAACCGCTTTGCAGGGAACGCGCCCTACGCTGTGAAGCCGATTTTCGGAAGGGAAGGCGGAGGCGTAACCTTATATGACGTACATAATCGAATCATAGAAAAGGACACAGAAGAATTCTATTGGGATCAGCCAATGATATATCAGCGGTTTGCCGAACTTTCTTCTATTACGGTTAAGACGATGAAAGGAGCGTATAAAGGGAGCTTGCTCTGGGGTTCCTTTATCATCGATGGCTGCGCATCCGCGATTGTAGCGAGAGCAGGCGGGAAAATTACGGGGAATCTCTCTTACTATGTGCCCACCGGACTTATATAA
- a CDS encoding ABC transporter permease, with protein MYAILQVLKLRLQLILKDRMFLLLLLLFPFVFVFILNATQSFQKQPIIPVAVADEDRSDYSKLVIDRFATKEGIRVLRVGRDEAYRLTENYKVEAAFVIKEGFKDAIMNEDTDKTVEMLKNPGSLSYGILGEMLGSEVMRLSANTGAANKTEQLYQLYGLTPPTSGSLWERVWNYADSQWEPKPLMTIDYKEMSGNDVQAVNRVTNVSNAALTGIGMLLVFVLLFVTLHSRWLLEERDNGTLKRIMSAPGILWRFYVGNIAALGLLSLFLISVCAVLARVLFGASLVFHPLQYVLLGAYTYAVIGLGMFFSAIFKTSRQLETGAPLLALLTGFVGGCFWPFLPLTGLSETLALCTPQGWTLAGMKLLISNDYESMDVLRIVLILAGFGTVLFAYSFYRIRRQAVS; from the coding sequence ATGTACGCAATACTACAAGTGCTCAAACTCAGGCTGCAGCTGATTTTGAAGGATCGGATGTTTTTGCTGCTGCTTCTCCTGTTTCCGTTCGTCTTCGTATTTATCTTGAATGCGACTCAAAGTTTTCAAAAGCAGCCGATTATTCCGGTGGCGGTAGCGGATGAAGACAGAAGTGATTATTCGAAGCTGGTCATAGATCGCTTTGCGACTAAAGAAGGTATTCGCGTACTCCGAGTTGGTCGAGATGAAGCATATCGACTAACGGAGAATTATAAGGTGGAAGCGGCATTTGTTATTAAAGAAGGTTTCAAAGATGCGATTATGAACGAGGATACGGACAAGACAGTGGAAATGCTGAAAAATCCGGGCTCGTTATCGTATGGAATTCTTGGTGAGATGCTTGGCAGCGAAGTAATGCGGCTCTCTGCAAATACGGGGGCAGCCAACAAGACGGAGCAACTCTACCAATTGTATGGATTGACGCCACCTACGTCCGGTTCGTTATGGGAGCGGGTGTGGAACTATGCCGACTCTCAGTGGGAGCCGAAACCTCTGATGACAATCGATTACAAAGAAATGTCAGGTAACGATGTACAGGCGGTAAACAGGGTGACAAATGTATCCAATGCGGCATTGACTGGTATAGGTATGCTACTGGTCTTCGTATTGCTTTTTGTCACGCTCCACAGCCGCTGGCTGCTGGAGGAACGGGATAATGGAACGCTAAAGCGGATTATGTCTGCACCGGGAATACTGTGGAGGTTCTATGTGGGCAACATCGCTGCACTTGGCCTTCTTTCCTTGTTCTTAATAAGTGTTTGTGCTGTCCTGGCCCGAGTTCTGTTCGGCGCTTCACTTGTATTTCATCCATTGCAGTATGTGTTGCTTGGCGCCTATACGTATGCTGTGATTGGACTGGGTATGTTCTTCTCGGCGATATTCAAGACGAGCAGACAGCTAGAGACAGGTGCCCCGCTGCTGGCGCTGTTAACCGGCTTTGTTGGAGGATGTTTTTGGCCATTCCTGCCGCTTACAGGGCTCTCTGAAACGCTGGCTTTATGTACACCGCAGGGCTGGACGCTTGCGGGAATGAAGCTGCTTATATCAAATGATTACGAGTCGATGGACGTATTACGAATCGTACTTATTCTCGCCGGCTTCGGAACTGTATTGTTTGCGTATAGCTTCTATCGAATTCGTAGACAGGCAGTTTCTTAA
- a CDS encoding TrkH family potassium uptake protein yields the protein MLRKNIYKLSPIQIIVSAYFIAIVVVTGLLMLPISLKPGVSLSFVDALFTATSAVSVTGLTTVSTPETFSTFGSVVLISAFQLGGIGVMTLGTFIWILFGTPIGLSQRRLIMVDQNRYNLSGLVQLMKLVLGMALLFEAVGAVIFGLYFYFAGYYDSLATSFYYGIFHSISTYTNAGFDLFGNSLLDFADDYFVISLTAILIILGAIGFPVLVELREYFFGGHKRFRFSLYTKVTTFTFGILLVLGTIGVWVVEDSRYLAGMTWHEKFFYSMFLSVTARSAGLVTVDPSDLSVTSQFFTSILMFIGASPSSVGGGIRTTTLAVMILTIITFARGRNEVRIFGRSLRQDDINKSFVFFSTASILVISGILILEMVDGHRFSLSAIIFNICSAFGTCGMSIGAISESTPVSKMVLVLLMYIGRIGMMPFLSIFISGKAKADIHYPEEKIIIG from the coding sequence ATGCTGCGGAAGAATATATACAAATTATCGCCTATTCAAATCATTGTTAGCGCGTATTTTATTGCCATTGTCGTTGTTACAGGGCTATTGATGCTGCCGATAAGCCTGAAACCGGGAGTTAGCCTTTCGTTTGTGGATGCGTTGTTTACCGCCACCAGTGCGGTGAGTGTGACCGGATTGACAACCGTGAGTACTCCAGAGACATTTAGTACGTTTGGTTCAGTAGTGCTGATTAGCGCTTTTCAATTGGGTGGTATCGGCGTAATGACTTTGGGTACGTTTATCTGGATTTTATTCGGCACACCGATCGGACTATCTCAGCGCCGGTTGATTATGGTGGATCAGAACCGTTATAATCTTTCCGGCCTGGTCCAACTTATGAAATTAGTCCTTGGTATGGCGTTATTGTTTGAGGCGGTTGGAGCTGTTATCTTTGGGCTTTATTTTTATTTTGCTGGGTATTATGACTCGCTTGCTACTTCTTTTTATTATGGGATTTTTCACTCGATTTCTACATATACCAATGCTGGATTTGATTTGTTCGGCAATTCGCTTCTCGATTTTGCAGACGATTATTTTGTTATTAGTTTGACAGCTATCCTTATTATTCTCGGTGCGATTGGTTTTCCGGTACTTGTGGAACTAAGAGAATATTTCTTTGGCGGACACAAAAGATTCCGCTTCTCGTTATATACGAAGGTTACGACTTTTACCTTCGGAATCTTGCTTGTGCTTGGAACTATCGGTGTGTGGGTAGTGGAAGACTCGCGTTATTTGGCCGGTATGACCTGGCATGAGAAGTTTTTCTATTCGATGTTTTTGTCCGTTACAGCACGTAGTGCGGGCCTGGTGACAGTGGACCCTTCCGATTTAAGCGTAACGAGTCAGTTTTTTACCTCGATTCTTATGTTCATCGGGGCTAGTCCATCTAGTGTAGGCGGAGGCATACGTACTACGACACTGGCGGTTATGATTCTGACGATTATTACTTTTGCCAGGGGGCGTAATGAGGTCCGCATCTTCGGTCGTTCATTACGGCAGGATGATATTAACAAAAGTTTTGTGTTTTTTTCCACAGCCTCCATTCTGGTGATAAGCGGCATCTTGATTTTAGAGATGGTAGATGGGCATAGATTCTCGCTATCTGCTATTATCTTTAACATCTGTTCCGCATTCGGCACGTGTGGCATGTCTATAGGAGCGATAAGTGAATCTACTCCTGTAAGCAAGATGGTGCTAGTGCTATTGATGTATATCGGACGTATTGGTATGATGCCATTCTTGTCCATTTTTATCTCTGGAAAGGCAAAGGCCGATATCCATTATCCGGAAGAAAAAATTATTATCGGCTAA
- a CDS encoding ABC transporter ATP-binding protein → MFITIRDISKRYGSKSVLHNVNLEIAQGEMFGVGGENGAGKSTLLSIIASVIKPSSGEVLIDGVSVQRGGAAIRKQIGYVPQELALYPSLRGIDNLAFWGKLYGLRGKELALRMDEIIDIIDLRDRIKERVDAYSGGMKRRLNLGVALLHKPKLLILDEPTAGVDVRSRRHIIETLKEMSKHGCTILYTSHHLEEMEACDRIGVLKGGEILAVGIAQEVKHHLKGENLHGIER, encoded by the coding sequence GTGTTTATTACCATCCGTGACATCAGCAAAAGATATGGTTCAAAAAGCGTACTGCATAATGTGAATCTGGAAATTGCGCAAGGTGAAATGTTCGGTGTCGGAGGAGAAAACGGTGCAGGAAAATCTACACTGCTCTCCATTATTGCCTCGGTTATAAAACCGAGCAGTGGCGAAGTTCTCATAGATGGTGTATCCGTACAGCGGGGTGGAGCCGCAATCAGGAAGCAAATCGGCTACGTTCCACAGGAACTGGCGCTCTATCCATCCTTGCGAGGCATTGATAATCTCGCTTTTTGGGGTAAGTTGTATGGTCTAAGGGGCAAAGAACTGGCGTTACGGATGGATGAGATCATTGATATTATCGATTTGCGCGATAGAATCAAAGAGCGCGTCGATGCCTATTCCGGAGGGATGAAGCGTAGACTGAACCTCGGAGTGGCGCTGTTGCATAAGCCTAAACTATTGATCCTCGACGAGCCGACGGCAGGAGTAGATGTTCGCTCCAGACGACACATTATTGAAACATTAAAAGAAATGAGTAAACACGGGTGTACCATTCTCTATACGAGTCACCACCTTGAAGAAATGGAGGCGTGTGACCGGATTGGAGTTTTAAAAGGCGGCGAAATTCTCGCCGTCGGTATAGCACAAGAGGTTAAACATCATTTGAAAGGGGAAAATTTACATGGTATCGAAAGGTAA